A DNA window from Brassica napus cultivar Da-Ae chromosome A4, Da-Ae, whole genome shotgun sequence contains the following coding sequences:
- the LOC106449828 gene encoding LOB domain-containing protein 10, giving the protein MASTPCAACKLLRRKCTQECVFAPYFPPTQPQKFIYVHKVFGASNVTKILNDLPPPSREDAVNSLYYEAEARIRDPIYGCVGLISFLQQCLKKIQQDLVTAKEELAGYIGPDAVNPQQPYLPPLANNPPPNFMMAMEGMPHGVVPQGEPLIMREPNMPQHQHQPQDEQMQLMGTDAHRMAAMILERGDQQGMFNGYGIDNNGSVTATGFNQMDVNDHTSGGSMSGPSLALGSFGDAYQMGHETEHHISHDQLQTQLMLQPPLQEGQEQNEGQFLMQPMGQENLHEEEDEEELEPPVKWRKSESKEASY; this is encoded by the coding sequence ATGGCTTCGACACCTTGTGCAGCTTGCAAGCTCTTGAGACGAAAGTGCACTCAAGAATGCGTCTTTGCGCCCTATTTTCCACCAACTCAGCCTCAGAAGTTCATATATGTTCACAAAGTCTTTGGAGCAAGCAATGTAACCAAGATCCTCAACGATCTCCCACCTCCAAGCCGCGAAGACGCTGTTAACTCCCTCTACTATGAAGCCGAGGCCCGTATCCGTGACCCAATCTACGGATGCGTTGGTCTAATCTCCTTCTTACAACAATGTCTCAAGAAAATCCAACAAGATCTTGTCACTGCAAAAGAAGAGCTTGCTGGTTACATTGGACCCGATGCTGTGAATCCACAACAGCCTTATCTTCCTCCTCTGGCCAATAACCCTCCACCCAATTTCATGATGGCTATGGAAGGAATGCCCCATGGAGTGGTCCCTCAAGGAGAACCGTTGATCATGCGCGAACCAAACATGCCTCAGCATCAACATCAACCGCAAGATGAGCAGATGCAACTCATGGGTACTGATGCACATAGAATGGCTGCAATGATTTTGGAGAGAGGAGACCAGCAAGGGATGTTCAACGGTTACGGGATAGACAACAATGGGTCGGTTACAGCCACTGGTTTTAACCAGATGGATGTGAATGATCACACATCTGGTGGGTCGATGTCTGGACCATCTCTTGCTTTAGGAAGCTTTGGTGATGCTTATCAAATGGGTCACGAGACAGAGCATCACATCAGTCATGATCAGCTTCAGACACAGCTTATGCTTCAGCCTCCATTACAGGAAGGTCAAGAGCAAAATGAAGGACAGTTTCTGATGCAGCCAATGGGACAAGAGAATCTCCATGAagaagaggatgaggaagaGCTTGAGCCACCGGTTAAGTGGAGGAAATCTGAGAGCAAGGAAGCTAGTTATTAA
- the LOC125608196 gene encoding uncharacterized protein LOC125608196, giving the protein MQAKDKYYLTRNKYLYVGTVAQAQRCSLPAHQASTGECIATYLNLTGSRLGIPLSATVASLYRNGNWRLPPARSEQQTQLQIHLTTVNLTSDKDYFEWEIDSRVTTTFSTGDVYTYLRGTVNEVDWATVVWNSYGIPRHNFHTWLMILDRCPTRDRLLRWGISVSHLCLLCNNASESRDHIYFDCNFSFDLWAISARRCGLTPNRSWSDTITQLRSLPMDRSSRPHRLLVLLAWQSTIYWVWNERNARLHSNIYRSVDSLFKTIDLQIRNRTQSFRVTNPRLSSQLLQSWIRLA; this is encoded by the exons ATGCAAGCAAAAGACAAGTACTATTTAACACGTAACAAGTATTTATACGTCGGCACGGTTGCTCAAGCTCAAAGATGTAGTCTTCCCGCTCATCAAGCTTCGACTGGAGAATG CATTGCTACCTATCTCAACTTGACTGGCTCAAGACTTGGCATCCCACTATCTGCAACGGTAGCTTCCCTCTATAGGAACGGTAACTGGCGTCTCCCACCTGCAAGATCAGAGCAACAAACCCAACTTCAGATTCACTTGACGACTGTCAATTTAACTTCAGATAAAGACTACTTCGAATGGGAAATTGATAGTAGGGTCACCACCACCTTCTCAACTGGTGATGTCTATACTTATCTTAGAGGAACAGTGAATGAGGTTGACTGGGCTACTGTGGTTTGGAACTCTTATGGGATCCCTCGTCACAACTTCCACACATGGCTAATGATTTTGGATAGGTGCCCGACGAGAGATCGCTTGCTTCGTTGGGGAATCTCAGTTTCACATCTCTGCTTGCTGTGTAACAATGCTTCTGAGAGCCGTGATCACATCTATTTCGACTGCAACTTCTCCTTCGACTTATGGGCAATAAGCGCGAGGAGATGTGGGCTCACTCCAAACCGTTCCTGGTCAGACACCATCACGCAACTGAGAAGCCTCCCAATGGACCGTTCATCGAGACCTCATAGACTTCTTGTCCTCCTAGCTTGGCAATCTACGATCTATTGGGTCTGGAATGAGAGAAACGCACGGTTGCACTCTAACATCTACCGCTCCGTCGACTCTCTCTTCAAAACTATCGATCTTCAGATTAGAAACAGAACTCAGAGTTTCCGGGTGACTAACCCCAGACTGTCTTCCCAACTACTACAGTCCTGGATCCGACTTGCATGA
- the BNAA04G13810D gene encoding uncharacterized protein BNAA04G13810D: MASLSLLSGGALQARCARHAHVSPRAAHPTKPAPPSSSLTGASRRNLLFSLTAATVVTGLQPASMAETIPLFGIRKKLKKAEEEAVEIVKEGFETAEKGLETAEKGLEAAEKGVETAEKEIETAVSYNGLTQAGAVVAAEFVGVLVATSVVNGILGPEAQKS, encoded by the coding sequence ATGGCTTCGCTTTCTTTACTCAGCGGCGGTGCTCTCCAGGCTCGTTGCGCAAGACATGCGCATGTTAGCCCACGCGCGGCGCATCCTACCAAACCCGCTCCTCCGTCCTCCTCTCTAACCGGCGCCTCTCGCAGGAACCTGCTGTTTTCCCTGACGGCAGCCACGGTGGTGACGGGACTGCAGCCTGCATCAATGGCGGAGACTATTCCGTTGTTCGGGATCagaaagaagctgaagaaggCAGAAGAAGAAGCGGTGGAGATCGTGAAGGAAGGCTTCGAGACGGCGGAGAAAGGACTAGAGACGGCTGAGAAGGGATTAGAGGCGGCGGAGAAGGGAGTAGAGACGGCGGAGAAAGAAATCGAGACGGCGGTTAGTTATAACGGATTGACGCAGGCGGGAGCAGTTGTGGCGGCTGAGTTCGTCGGAGTTCTTGTCGCAACTTCAGTCGTCAACGGGATTTTAGGACCTGAAGCCCAGAAGTCGTAG